The following are from one region of the Psychrilyobacter piezotolerans genome:
- a CDS encoding OmpH family outer membrane protein, translating into MKKVLTLVMAISMSVSIFAAKIATVNTQKVFQGYSKTQTAKTKLETEKTKLEGQLAVKAKNLEKIAKELNAKGDKVTVAEKDKFQKQQMEFGKERQALQQKLGRLEYEEMGTIQNEIKSAVKQVAKKNKYEMVIEEGAVLYGGQDITADVLKVLESSKKIKL; encoded by the coding sequence ATGAAAAAAGTATTAACATTAGTAATGGCAATAAGTATGTCGGTATCGATTTTTGCAGCTAAGATAGCTACGGTGAATACACAAAAAGTATTTCAAGGGTACTCAAAAACACAAACCGCTAAAACAAAATTAGAAACTGAAAAAACAAAATTAGAGGGACAATTAGCAGTTAAAGCTAAAAATTTAGAAAAAATAGCGAAAGAATTAAATGCAAAAGGTGATAAGGTAACAGTGGCAGAAAAAGATAAATTCCAAAAACAACAGATGGAATTTGGAAAAGAGCGTCAAGCACTGCAGCAAAAATTAGGAAGATTAGAATATGAAGAGATGGGAACTATACAAAATGAGATAAAATCAGCAGTTAAGCAGGTAGCTAAGAAAAATAAATATGAAATGGTTATTGAAGAGGGAGCTGTATTATATGGCGGGCAAGATATAACAGCAGATGTATTAAAAGTCTTAGAAAGTTCAAAAAAAATAAAATTATAA
- the iadA gene encoding beta-aspartyl-peptidase — protein sequence MIKLLKNAEVYTPEYIGKKDILIADSRIAKIGDSIDIDESLATIIDLKGKKIVPGFIDSHVHICGGGGEGSFRSRTPEIQLTDMTTAGVTTVIGVLGTDGTTRTMTNLIAKAKGLKEEGVSAFVLTGSYEIPVRTLTGKVTDDIILIEEVIGCGELAVADHRSSHPTADELLRVASDTRLGGILSGKAGIIGVHMGDSRKVTDLLLEAVDKGALPIKQFVPTHMNRNPYLFEAALKYGKRGGYLDFTTSTTPEFLADGEVKCGKATKLCLEAGIDISQITYTSDGQGSLPEYDTEGNFKGVKLGKCETLYEAVKEGMEEENLKLENIIKVITSNPATIFKLKGKGFIEEGFDADLVILDENLDIDGVLALGRVVVENKAPIVKGTFEK from the coding sequence ATGATAAAATTATTAAAAAATGCAGAGGTGTATACTCCGGAGTATATTGGTAAAAAGGATATCTTAATTGCAGACAGCAGGATAGCAAAGATAGGAGATTCTATAGATATAGATGAAAGTCTGGCGACCATCATAGATCTGAAGGGGAAAAAAATAGTCCCTGGGTTTATTGATTCCCATGTCCATATCTGCGGAGGGGGAGGAGAGGGTAGTTTTAGATCCAGAACTCCTGAGATCCAGTTAACAGATATGACAACTGCCGGGGTTACTACGGTAATAGGTGTGCTGGGAACAGATGGTACCACAAGAACCATGACAAATTTAATAGCCAAGGCAAAGGGGCTCAAGGAAGAGGGAGTATCTGCCTTTGTACTTACAGGATCCTATGAAATACCTGTGAGAACTCTTACAGGGAAGGTTACAGATGATATTATTCTGATAGAGGAAGTAATTGGCTGCGGAGAGTTGGCAGTGGCAGACCACAGGTCTTCCCATCCTACGGCAGATGAACTATTGAGAGTGGCCTCCGATACAAGATTAGGCGGGATTCTGTCTGGAAAGGCCGGAATCATAGGAGTACATATGGGAGACAGCCGAAAGGTTACAGACCTGCTTTTAGAGGCTGTAGATAAAGGTGCACTTCCCATTAAACAATTTGTGCCTACCCATATGAATAGAAACCCTTATTTATTTGAGGCAGCATTGAAATACGGTAAAAGAGGAGGGTATTTAGATTTTACGACTTCTACAACGCCTGAATTTTTAGCCGATGGAGAGGTGAAATGCGGAAAAGCCACTAAATTGTGTTTAGAAGCAGGGATCGATATTTCTCAAATTACCTATACATCTGACGGACAGGGAAGTCTGCCTGAATATGATACAGAGGGGAATTTTAAGGGAGTTAAATTAGGAAAATGTGAAACCCTCTATGAGGCTGTAAAAGAAGGGATGGAAGAGGAGAACTTAAAATTAGAAAATATAATAAAGGTTATTACTTCTAACCCTGCAACGATATTTAAATTAAAGGGAAAAGGGTTTATAGAGGAAGGCTTTGATGCAGATCTGGTTATCCTGGATGAAAATTTAGATATAGATGGTGTACTGGCTTTAGGAAGGGTGGTGGTAGAGAATAAGGCTCCCATAGTTAAGGGAACTTTTGAAAAGTAA
- a CDS encoding NAD(P)H-dependent flavin oxidoreductase yields the protein MKIGNLEIEVPIIQGGMAIRASMSRLAGAVAREGGIGLIAGSAIGIEELKSEIIKAKEYMGERAGAIGVNVMVAVSNFEEAVNASIDAGAELIVCGAGFSKGIFKIGKERNIPIFPIVSSVKGAKLSERLGATAIVVEGGNAGGHLGTDLDSWDIVKDIVEAVKIPVFGAGGVIEPEDAKRMLDLGAVGVQMGTRFVATTECEVSDEFKEMYVNAKKGEVIEIASCAGLPANAIVSPFVDRLKAGTQEKPTKCVQCLKKCDYSFCVNEKLVAGHEGDLENGVYFAGKDVWKIKDIISVKEVFERFRPVFEGR from the coding sequence ATGAAAATAGGAAATTTAGAAATAGAAGTACCAATTATACAAGGTGGGATGGCAATCAGAGCATCGATGTCTAGATTGGCAGGAGCTGTGGCAAGAGAGGGCGGAATAGGTCTGATTGCTGGTTCGGCTATTGGAATTGAGGAATTAAAAAGTGAAATTATAAAGGCAAAAGAATATATGGGGGAAAGAGCAGGAGCTATTGGAGTAAATGTAATGGTTGCTGTAAGTAATTTTGAAGAAGCAGTAAATGCATCTATCGATGCAGGAGCAGAATTGATTGTCTGTGGTGCTGGATTCTCTAAAGGTATATTTAAAATTGGAAAAGAGAGGAATATACCGATATTTCCAATTGTATCATCTGTCAAGGGTGCTAAACTATCGGAAAGATTGGGAGCTACTGCTATTGTTGTAGAAGGCGGGAATGCAGGCGGACATCTGGGAACTGATCTGGATTCTTGGGATATAGTAAAAGATATAGTAGAAGCAGTAAAAATACCTGTCTTTGGAGCCGGTGGAGTAATAGAGCCTGAAGATGCCAAAAGAATGCTGGACCTGGGAGCTGTAGGAGTACAGATGGGGACAAGATTTGTAGCTACTACAGAGTGTGAAGTTAGTGATGAATTTAAAGAGATGTATGTAAATGCAAAAAAAGGTGAAGTAATAGAGATTGCTTCGTGTGCCGGACTGCCTGCCAATGCTATAGTGAGTCCCTTTGTAGACAGATTAAAGGCTGGAACCCAGGAAAAACCTACAAAATGTGTCCAATGTTTAAAAAAGTGTGACTATTCATTCTGTGTAAATGAAAAATTAGTTGCAGGACATGAGGGAGATTTAGAAAATGGGGTTTATTTCGCCGGTAAAGATGTATGGAAGATAAAAGATATAATCTCTGTTAAAGAGGTATTTGAAAGATTCAGACCAGTGTTTGAAGGTAGATAA
- the panF gene encoding sodium/pantothenate symporter, translating into MEKIKLILPLLIYLGVTLYIAYYNSPRRKKSKNFTNEYFIGNRSMGGFVLAMTVIATYTGASSFLGGPGVAYKLGLGWVLLASIQIPTAFLTLGILGKKLAIISRKIDGITINDFLRARYQNKWVVIMSSTAILLFFMAYMVVQVIGGARLFEVLTGLDYTVGLVIFGFAIIFYTVFGGFKTVAITDAIQGVIMLVTSIILFWVLKEAGGGMRNIMKTIYEIDPNLLTPSSGGAITKPFIMSFWVLVGVGLLGLPQTTIRCMGFRDSRSLHRAMVIGTFVVGFLMIMMHLIGVMGIAIIPKEQLGDKVIPILAIRNLSPVLLGVFIGGPLAAIMSTVDSLLIQTSSTIVKDIYINYIAVEIDEKKLSRISLWTTLIMGVMVFALAFHPPEFIVWLNLFALGGLEAVFMWPILLGLYWKKANSTGALLSMGISLLVYVSMTILKIKFFGMHQIVPTIAVGGLVFVIGSYSDKSSPEEHLEIFFE; encoded by the coding sequence ATGGAAAAAATAAAATTAATATTACCCCTACTGATATACCTGGGGGTGACTTTATATATTGCGTACTATAACAGTCCAAGAAGGAAAAAAAGTAAAAATTTTACCAATGAATATTTTATCGGCAACAGAAGTATGGGGGGATTCGTTTTAGCCATGACTGTTATTGCAACCTATACTGGGGCCAGTTCATTTTTAGGAGGACCAGGGGTAGCATATAAACTAGGTTTAGGATGGGTACTTTTAGCCTCTATCCAAATACCCACTGCATTTTTAACTCTGGGGATCTTGGGGAAAAAATTGGCTATTATCTCCAGAAAAATTGATGGAATAACAATAAATGATTTTCTGAGAGCCAGGTACCAGAATAAATGGGTAGTAATAATGTCTTCTACAGCTATTTTATTATTTTTTATGGCCTATATGGTTGTCCAAGTAATTGGAGGTGCCAGATTATTTGAAGTTTTGACAGGTCTGGACTACACTGTAGGTTTAGTTATTTTTGGATTTGCAATAATATTTTATACTGTATTCGGCGGGTTTAAAACTGTGGCTATAACAGATGCTATTCAGGGTGTTATAATGCTGGTGACCAGTATAATTCTATTTTGGGTTTTAAAAGAAGCCGGCGGCGGGATGAGAAATATAATGAAGACTATCTATGAGATAGACCCAAACCTGCTGACTCCCAGCAGTGGAGGAGCCATAACGAAACCATTTATCATGTCATTTTGGGTCTTGGTGGGAGTAGGTCTTCTGGGATTACCTCAGACTACCATAAGGTGTATGGGGTTTAGAGACAGCAGGTCACTCCATAGAGCCATGGTTATAGGTACCTTTGTAGTTGGATTTTTAATGATAATGATGCATCTGATTGGAGTTATGGGGATAGCTATCATACCCAAAGAACAGTTAGGGGATAAGGTAATTCCAATCTTAGCTATTAGAAATTTATCTCCAGTATTATTGGGGGTCTTCATAGGAGGACCATTAGCTGCAATTATGTCTACTGTGGACTCCCTTTTGATCCAGACCAGTTCTACCATAGTAAAAGACATCTATATAAATTATATAGCTGTGGAAATAGATGAAAAAAAATTGAGCAGGATATCCCTTTGGACAACTTTAATTATGGGTGTTATGGTATTTGCACTAGCTTTTCACCCCCCAGAATTTATAGTCTGGCTAAATTTATTTGCCTTAGGAGGGCTGGAAGCGGTCTTTATGTGGCCTATATTGCTGGGATTGTACTGGAAAAAAGCCAACTCTACTGGGGCTCTCCTCAGCATGGGAATAAGTCTTTTAGTGTACGTCAGTATGACTATTTTAAAAATAAAGTTTTTTGGAATGCACCAGATAGTACCTACAATAGCAGTGGGAGGGTTAGTCTTTGTCATAGGATCGTATTCAGACAAATCCAGTCCGGAGGAACATTTAGAAATATTTTTTGAGTAA
- a CDS encoding YfcC family protein, with protein sequence MAKKKFQMPTAYTILFSIIVVVAVFTWIVPAGQYDYVAGTKQPIPGTYKVVESTPQALWEVINAPINGFYEAKDIALFVLVIGGFLGIVMKTGAIDAGIGQVIKKLKGREKIMIPILMTIFAAGGTSFGMAEETIAFYPLLIPVFIGAGYDALTAVGVIMLGAGTGVLCSTVNPFATGIASGFAEISIGDGLGLRLLMMVVLLGFAIFYVMRYAEKVKNDPTKSLVYDLKKENEHHFLGGDEQETPELTSKRALILWIFGGTFIIMILGVIPWAYKFNITIFEDMNNFFINLPVIGGILGGMVPLGDWWFGEMTVLFMVSAVLVGKIYGMEEKEIVSVFVNGARDLLGVALIVGISRGITIVMNAGGMTNTVLFWGEQALTGVGSTAFAIISYLFYLPMSFLIPSTSGLATLSMPIMAPLGEFSGLAKNVVVTGYQSASGVLNLLTPTSAVVMGGLAIGRVSYTKWLKFVMPLFIAFIVMTMALLALGSMM encoded by the coding sequence ATGGCAAAAAAGAAATTTCAAATGCCAACAGCCTATACTATATTATTTAGTATAATAGTTGTAGTGGCAGTATTTACATGGATAGTTCCAGCAGGACAATACGATTATGTAGCGGGGACAAAACAACCAATTCCTGGAACATATAAGGTGGTGGAGTCAACTCCCCAGGCACTATGGGAAGTAATAAATGCTCCTATCAATGGTTTTTATGAAGCTAAGGATATTGCATTGTTTGTATTGGTAATCGGTGGATTTTTAGGTATAGTAATGAAAACAGGTGCTATCGATGCAGGAATCGGACAGGTTATAAAAAAACTCAAGGGCAGAGAAAAGATAATGATACCTATCCTTATGACAATATTTGCAGCAGGTGGAACATCATTTGGAATGGCAGAGGAAACAATAGCTTTTTATCCCCTGTTGATCCCTGTATTTATCGGAGCGGGATATGATGCCTTGACAGCAGTAGGGGTAATAATGTTAGGAGCAGGTACAGGTGTACTATGTTCTACAGTAAATCCATTTGCTACGGGAATCGCCTCTGGATTCGCTGAGATCTCTATTGGAGACGGACTGGGATTAAGACTTCTGATGATGGTAGTTTTACTTGGATTTGCTATATTTTATGTTATGAGATATGCTGAAAAAGTAAAGAATGATCCGACAAAATCATTGGTCTACGATCTGAAAAAAGAAAATGAACATCATTTTTTAGGAGGAGATGAGCAGGAAACTCCAGAATTAACTTCTAAAAGAGCATTAATCCTTTGGATATTTGGTGGAACTTTCATCATAATGATCTTAGGAGTAATTCCATGGGCATATAAGTTTAATATCACAATATTTGAAGATATGAACAACTTCTTTATCAATCTTCCGGTAATTGGAGGTATCTTAGGTGGAATGGTTCCCCTTGGTGACTGGTGGTTTGGAGAGATGACTGTGTTATTTATGGTTTCAGCTGTATTGGTTGGAAAAATATATGGAATGGAAGAAAAGGAGATCGTATCTGTATTCGTAAATGGTGCCAGAGACCTGTTGGGAGTAGCACTTATTGTAGGAATTTCTAGAGGAATCACTATAGTAATGAATGCCGGTGGAATGACTAATACTGTGTTATTCTGGGGAGAGCAGGCATTGACTGGGGTAGGATCTACAGCCTTTGCTATCATCTCATACTTATTCTACCTGCCTATGTCATTCTTAATTCCTTCAACTTCGGGACTGGCGACATTATCTATGCCTATCATGGCTCCCTTAGGAGAATTTTCAGGCTTAGCAAAGAATGTAGTAGTTACCGGATACCAGTCTGCATCAGGGGTATTAAACTTACTTACTCCTACATCAGCAGTAGTAATGGGTGGATTAGCAATAGGAAGAGTATCATATACAAAGTGGTTAAAATTTGTAATGCCTCTATTTATTGCATTTATAGTAATGACTATGGCACTATTAGCTTTAGGTTCAATGATGTAA
- the tpx gene encoding thiol peroxidase produces the protein MSNNITFGGKPLTLIGKEIKVGEKAPNFTALKTDLSPFSLEELKGKVVVISVMPSVDTPVCELQTIRFNTEAYEYGNIHVITISVDLPFALGKFCANKGVDSAITLSDHKDLDFGMKYGFVLEELRLLSRGIVVIDKDGIVRHVEYVQEITSHPDYDKAIDAAKELV, from the coding sequence TTGAGTAATAATATTACATTTGGAGGAAAACCATTAACATTAATAGGTAAAGAGATCAAAGTAGGGGAAAAAGCACCAAATTTTACAGCTTTAAAAACAGACTTATCACCATTTAGCTTAGAAGAATTAAAGGGAAAGGTAGTTGTAATCTCAGTTATGCCCTCGGTAGATACACCGGTATGTGAACTGCAGACAATCAGATTTAATACAGAAGCTTATGAATATGGGAATATTCATGTGATTACTATCTCGGTAGATCTGCCATTTGCTTTGGGGAAATTTTGTGCAAACAAAGGTGTAGATTCAGCAATAACTCTTTCAGATCATAAAGATTTAGATTTTGGAATGAAATATGGATTTGTTTTGGAGGAATTAAGACTTTTATCCAGGGGGATCGTAGTCATAGATAAAGATGGAATTGTAAGACATGTAGAATATGTACAGGAAATTACAAGTCATCCTGATTATGATAAAGCAATAGATGCAGCCAAAGAATTAGTATAA
- the lpxD gene encoding UDP-3-O-(3-hydroxymyristoyl)glucosamine N-acyltransferase — translation MYNLEKLSALLGGEIKGDKVQEITGLAPFFQARKGEVTFAAEDKFLMKLGETDATVLVVPELEEYLPDKTYIVVEKNPRELMPILLKFFKKEVMFPIKAIEDSAVIGEGVKIAPNVYIGHGAKIGSDVTIHPNVYIGQDVEIGDGSVIYPNAVIREFCILGKNCILQPGAVIGSDGFGYTKVDGNNIKIEQIGRVILENDVEIGANTTIDRGAIGDTIIKEYTKIDNLVQLGHNGIIGKNCFIISQVGIAGSTEVGDNCTLAGQVGVAGHLKIGDNVVLGAKSGVTGNIAPNQVLSGNPPVSVKEHLRIKASLKKLPELVKKVKKLGKN, via the coding sequence ATGTATAATTTAGAAAAATTATCAGCTCTTCTTGGTGGAGAAATTAAGGGGGATAAAGTTCAGGAAATTACTGGACTTGCTCCCTTTTTTCAAGCCAGGAAGGGAGAGGTGACGTTTGCAGCAGAGGATAAATTTTTAATGAAATTAGGTGAGACAGATGCAACGGTACTGGTAGTTCCTGAATTAGAGGAATATCTGCCTGATAAAACATATATAGTCGTTGAAAAAAACCCCAGAGAATTGATGCCTATATTGTTAAAATTCTTTAAAAAAGAAGTGATGTTCCCTATAAAAGCAATAGAGGATAGTGCAGTAATAGGTGAGGGAGTAAAAATAGCTCCCAATGTCTATATAGGTCACGGAGCAAAGATAGGTAGTGATGTAACAATACATCCAAATGTTTATATAGGTCAGGATGTAGAGATAGGAGACGGATCTGTCATCTATCCCAATGCAGTGATTAGAGAATTCTGTATCTTAGGAAAAAATTGTATCTTGCAGCCTGGTGCTGTGATTGGATCCGATGGATTTGGGTATACCAAGGTAGATGGAAATAATATAAAGATAGAACAAATAGGAAGGGTAATCTTGGAAAATGACGTAGAGATTGGAGCCAATACTACTATAGACAGGGGAGCTATCGGGGATACAATTATAAAAGAGTATACTAAAATTGATAACCTGGTACAGTTAGGACACAATGGAATAATCGGGAAAAATTGCTTTATCATCTCCCAGGTAGGGATTGCAGGAAGTACCGAGGTTGGAGATAACTGTACCCTGGCAGGGCAGGTTGGAGTAGCAGGACACCTTAAGATAGGTGATAATGTTGTTTTAGGAGCTAAGTCAGGAGTAACAGGAAACATAGCTCCTAATCAGGTTCTTTCTGGAAATCCACCGGTGAGTGTCAAAGAGCATTTAAGAATAAAGGCCAGCTTAAAAAAATTACCAGAATTAGTGAAAAAAGTAAAAAAACTGGGAAAAAATTAA
- a CDS encoding prepilin-type N-terminal cleavage/methylation domain-containing protein: MRRRGFTLIELLIVVGLIGILVGIGGISIKKQAESRAMLRVQNEVGDFFRVAAKRSQETGKRYAVKFKLDEKFIEISRNGEVTDILKLPNTFEYAKISSGSVDQDFTSNMTSTGNMSGIITLYVFKGNSQSGIQGEEIAKYAIRLLTTDAHVKFLHVKEYVPKSEIKESEIEDGSKDASETAYWKTIKNQ; encoded by the coding sequence ATGAGAAGAAGAGGATTTACGTTAATCGAATTATTGATAGTGGTGGGTCTCATTGGGATCTTAGTAGGAATTGGAGGCATTTCCATAAAAAAACAAGCTGAATCCAGGGCTATGTTGAGGGTGCAGAATGAAGTGGGAGATTTTTTCAGGGTAGCAGCCAAGAGGTCACAGGAGACAGGGAAAAGATATGCTGTTAAATTTAAATTAGATGAAAAATTTATAGAAATTTCCAGAAATGGAGAAGTTACCGATATTTTAAAACTCCCAAATACATTTGAATATGCAAAAATATCCAGTGGATCCGTTGATCAAGATTTTACGAGTAATATGACATCTACTGGAAACATGAGTGGTATTATAACGCTATATGTTTTTAAGGGTAATTCTCAGTCAGGAATTCAAGGAGAGGAGATAGCAAAATATGCAATAAGGCTTTTAACAACCGATGCACATGTAAAGTTTTTACATGTTAAGGAGTATGTACCTAAAAGTGAGATAAAAGAGAGTGAAATAGAAGATGGTTCAAAAGACGCAAGTGAAACTGCATATTGGAAAACTATTAAAAACCAATAA
- a CDS encoding MarR family winged helix-turn-helix transcriptional regulator has protein sequence MKNYNEKEMRNLKLLVTLSRCNSSVNSRIYPKIKEEGLTETQFSVLNLLYHKGKFNIKEIIEKTFSSGGTMTVVVNNLLKEGYIKKERSEIDKRQVLISITSKGLNLLNYILGTHVENLKNTFDVLTDTEKLILTELLKKLGKGKEDEED, from the coding sequence ATGAAAAATTATAATGAGAAAGAGATGAGAAATTTGAAGTTATTGGTGACTTTATCTAGGTGTAACTCCTCTGTAAATAGCAGGATATATCCAAAAATTAAGGAGGAAGGTTTAACAGAAACACAATTTTCAGTATTAAATTTACTCTATCATAAGGGAAAATTTAATATTAAAGAGATCATTGAAAAGACGTTTTCCAGTGGCGGAACCATGACAGTGGTTGTAAATAATCTATTAAAGGAGGGCTACATAAAAAAAGAAAGGTCTGAAATAGACAAAAGACAGGTACTAATTAGTATTACTTCTAAAGGTCTGAATCTATTGAACTATATCTTAGGAACTCATGTTGAAAATCTAAAAAATACCTTTGATGTATTGACAGACACAGAAAAATTGATTTTAACTGAATTATTAAAAAAATTAGGAAAGGGTAAAGAGGATGAAGAAGATTAA
- a CDS encoding MATE family efflux transporter translates to MKVNMTEGSISRSLLKMALPVMGTSFLQMAYNLIDMIWIGKMGSSAVAAVGSAGFFLWLSFAFVSISQVGAQVKIAQSIGGKKLKAAQSYTVNAIQLNVVLAILYGLLLILFKDSLIGFFRLGDLTVIHMAEKYLAIIGLGMVFNFTNPVFTAIFTGYGDTKTPFYMNAIGLLINMILDPILIFGMMGFPAMGVSGAAIATIIAQGSVTLSFFIYIKRSQTRVSLKGILEVPKIKIIKEIAALGIPVGLQSGLFTGLSMIIARIIAFWGPMAIAVQKVGSQVESLSWMTAIGFQVALSAFIGQNYGAGQPKRILKGYKISMIIMGVVGILTSFLFYLGAERIFKIFIEEEESVKNGVEYLKILSYSQLFMCIEILTAGAFNGLGKTKPPFYITTFFNIVRIPLALFLSQDGLLGLNGVWWAITITTLFKGIFMVGWFIRTTKNWNFFTDKTDKEELTDKQKTDPMNI, encoded by the coding sequence ATGAAAGTAAATATGACAGAGGGAAGTATATCACGTTCCCTCCTAAAGATGGCTCTCCCGGTTATGGGAACATCTTTTTTACAGATGGCCTACAACTTAATAGATATGATTTGGATAGGGAAGATGGGAAGTAGCGCTGTCGCTGCTGTAGGAAGTGCAGGATTTTTCCTCTGGCTTAGTTTTGCATTTGTCAGCATCTCCCAGGTAGGAGCCCAGGTTAAGATAGCCCAATCTATCGGCGGTAAAAAACTAAAAGCAGCCCAGAGTTATACTGTGAACGCTATCCAATTAAATGTAGTTTTAGCTATTCTTTACGGACTCCTTCTGATCTTATTCAAAGATTCCCTCATTGGATTTTTCAGACTGGGTGACCTGACAGTTATCCATATGGCTGAAAAATACTTAGCTATTATAGGTCTTGGAATGGTATTTAATTTTACCAATCCTGTCTTTACAGCAATTTTTACAGGTTATGGAGATACTAAAACACCTTTTTATATGAATGCCATAGGTTTGTTGATCAATATGATCCTGGATCCCATCCTTATATTTGGGATGATGGGCTTCCCTGCTATGGGAGTAAGTGGAGCTGCAATCGCTACCATTATAGCCCAGGGGTCGGTGACATTATCATTTTTTATCTATATTAAAAGATCCCAAACCCGGGTTTCATTAAAAGGAATATTAGAAGTGCCAAAAATAAAAATTATCAAAGAAATTGCCGCTTTAGGAATCCCTGTAGGATTACAGAGTGGTTTATTTACCGGACTTTCCATGATAATAGCCAGAATCATAGCCTTTTGGGGTCCCATGGCAATAGCAGTTCAAAAAGTAGGCTCCCAGGTAGAGTCCCTCTCTTGGATGACTGCCATAGGTTTTCAGGTAGCTCTATCTGCCTTTATCGGGCAGAACTATGGTGCAGGTCAGCCAAAGAGAATATTAAAGGGATATAAGATCTCTATGATTATTATGGGTGTGGTAGGAATTTTAACAAGTTTTCTTTTCTATCTGGGGGCTGAAAGGATATTTAAGATCTTTATAGAGGAGGAGGAAAGTGTCAAAAATGGAGTTGAATATTTAAAAATTCTGTCCTATTCCCAGCTATTTATGTGTATTGAGATCCTGACTGCTGGAGCTTTTAATGGTTTAGGAAAAACCAAACCGCCATTTTATATCACAACTTTTTTTAATATTGTTAGAATACCCCTGGCATTATTTCTTTCCCAGGATGGTTTATTGGGATTAAATGGTGTTTGGTGGGCTATAACTATCACTACCTTATTTAAAGGAATTTTTATGGTAGGATGGTTTATCAGAACAACTAAAAATTGGAATTTTTTTACCGATAAAACCGATAAAGAAGAACTAACAGATAAACAAAAAACAGATCCTATGAACATTTAG
- a CDS encoding YhdT family protein: MKKINKQLKKEAIITTILYLIYFVWWYSFAYGLGDVDPKDYKYILGLPEWFFYSCILGFLVITTLLWISIRLFFKEVDLKTYEKNAGREGWKK, from the coding sequence ATGAAGAAGATTAATAAACAACTTAAAAAAGAAGCGATAATAACGACCATCTTATACCTCATATACTTCGTATGGTGGTATAGTTTTGCATACGGGTTAGGAGATGTGGATCCAAAAGATTATAAATATATCTTAGGTTTACCGGAATGGTTTTTTTATTCTTGTATCTTAGGGTTTTTGGTGATAACTACCTTATTATGGATTTCTATCAGGTTATTCTTTAAAGAAGTAGATTTAAAAACATATGAAAAAAATGCAGGGAGAGAAGGATGGAAAAAATAA